The Nocardioides panzhihuensis genome has a segment encoding these proteins:
- a CDS encoding superoxide dismutase family protein, with translation MSRRATAATLAACGLLTLAACGEGADSGSNDRNEVSAKFIDPDGKKVGTVEIEEDDGATQVNVRVSGLSAGYHGFHVHTTGKCEADSAAPDDPSKTGDFLSAGGHLNPDDSAHGEHLGDLPSLLVNEDGTADLEFTGPFTLDDLRDADGSAVMIHAGSDNYANVPERYAPEGPDEDTTKTGDAGDRIACGVIDAG, from the coding sequence ATGTCCCGCCGTGCAACCGCTGCCACCCTCGCTGCCTGTGGCCTGCTGACTCTCGCCGCCTGCGGGGAGGGGGCAGACTCTGGCTCGAACGACCGCAACGAGGTGAGCGCGAAGTTCATCGATCCCGACGGTAAGAAGGTCGGCACCGTCGAGATCGAGGAGGACGACGGGGCCACCCAGGTCAACGTCCGGGTGAGCGGCCTGTCGGCCGGATACCACGGCTTCCACGTGCACACGACCGGGAAGTGCGAGGCCGACAGCGCGGCGCCCGACGACCCGTCGAAGACCGGCGACTTCCTCTCCGCCGGTGGTCACCTCAACCCCGACGACAGCGCCCACGGCGAACACCTCGGCGACCTGCCTTCGCTCCTCGTGAACGAGGACGGCACCGCCGACCTGGAGTTCACCGGCCCCTTCACCCTCGACGACCTCCGGGACGCGGACGGCAGCGCGGTCATGATCCACGCGGGCTCGGACAACTACGCCAACGTCCCAGAGCGATACGCCCCCGAGGGCCCAGACGAGGACACCACCAAGACCGGCGACGCCGGCGACCGGATCGCCTGCGGCGTCATCGATGCCGGCTGA
- a CDS encoding MDR family MFS transporter, producing MSHTVAPDAPDKPLIVLTPRTIWLIFGALMASMFLSSLDQTIVSTAMPTIVGELDGVEHQGWVITSYIMAIAIVMPLYGKFGDLWGRRWPFLVAVTLFTLGSLFGGMAQTFPELVAARGLQGLGGGGLMILSQAVIADIVPASERGKYMGPMGALFGISAVIGPLLGGWLTDGPGWRWTFWINVPIGIIAFAVAWFALRLPSHRSNQPVDWLGIMFMVLSTCGIVLLTSWESLGHDGYDWSSPQLLGLLVGTLASVAAFIVAETLAPEPLIPLRLFKNPTFTVTTLIGLVLGMGMFSAMAMLPTFLQMSTGASITGSGLLMLPMMAGMMLTAIGSGIAISKTGRYKIFPIVGLAITAAGIAWMTTISGDMSMVVFGLMIFVLGAGMGLVMQTIVLAVQNAVDPHELGTATSANNFFREIGATVGTALFTTVFTTRLSDNFEGLAAKMEASGLMPADGSGFSGGSLTPAAVDKLPEPLHSWVVNAFTEALAPAFWYLVPLVLLGLALALFLKEVKLSDEAGMVARGEAVAG from the coding sequence ATGAGTCATACGGTCGCGCCCGACGCGCCCGACAAGCCCCTGATCGTGCTGACACCACGTACGATCTGGCTGATCTTCGGGGCCCTGATGGCCTCGATGTTCCTCTCTTCCCTCGACCAGACGATCGTGAGCACCGCGATGCCGACGATCGTCGGGGAGCTCGACGGGGTCGAGCACCAGGGGTGGGTGATCACGTCCTACATCATGGCTATCGCGATCGTGATGCCGCTGTACGGGAAGTTCGGCGACCTGTGGGGTCGTCGCTGGCCGTTCCTGGTCGCCGTCACCCTGTTCACGCTCGGCTCGCTCTTCGGCGGGATGGCTCAGACGTTCCCCGAGCTGGTCGCCGCCCGCGGTCTCCAGGGGCTCGGCGGTGGCGGGCTGATGATCCTGTCGCAGGCGGTCATCGCCGACATCGTGCCCGCCTCCGAGCGCGGCAAGTACATGGGTCCGATGGGTGCGCTCTTCGGTATCTCCGCGGTCATCGGACCGCTCCTCGGTGGCTGGCTCACCGACGGTCCGGGCTGGCGCTGGACCTTCTGGATCAACGTACCGATCGGCATCATCGCGTTCGCGGTGGCCTGGTTCGCGCTCAGGCTGCCCTCGCACCGTTCAAACCAGCCGGTCGACTGGCTGGGGATCATGTTCATGGTGCTCTCCACCTGCGGCATCGTGCTGCTGACGTCGTGGGAGTCGCTCGGCCACGACGGCTACGACTGGTCCTCGCCGCAGCTGCTCGGGCTGCTCGTCGGCACCCTGGCCTCGGTGGCCGCCTTCATCGTCGCCGAGACCCTCGCGCCCGAGCCGCTGATCCCGCTGCGCCTCTTCAAGAACCCCACCTTCACCGTGACCACGCTGATCGGTCTGGTGCTCGGAATGGGGATGTTCTCGGCGATGGCGATGCTGCCGACCTTCCTGCAGATGTCGACCGGTGCCTCGATCACCGGCTCCGGGCTCCTGATGCTGCCGATGATGGCCGGGATGATGCTGACCGCGATCGGTTCGGGTATCGCGATCTCGAAGACGGGTCGTTACAAGATCTTCCCGATCGTCGGTCTGGCCATCACCGCGGCCGGGATCGCCTGGATGACGACCATCTCGGGCGACATGTCGATGGTCGTCTTCGGGCTGATGATCTTCGTGCTCGGCGCCGGGATGGGCTTGGTCATGCAGACCATCGTCCTGGCCGTGCAGAACGCGGTCGACCCGCACGAGCTCGGCACCGCGACCTCGGCGAACAACTTCTTCCGGGAGATCGGTGCGACCGTCGGCACCGCGCTGTTCACGACGGTCTTCACCACCCGGCTGAGCGACAACTTCGAGGGGCTGGCGGCGAAGATGGAGGCCTCGGGGCTGATGCCGGCCGACGGGTCCGGGTTCTCCGGTGGAAGCCTCACCCCTGCCGCTGTCGACAAGCTGCCGGAGCCGCTCCACAGCTGGGTCGTCAACGCCTTCACCGAGGCGCTCGCACCGGCGTTCTGGTATCTCGTGCCGCTGGTCCTCCTCGGTCTCGCGCTCGCGCTGTTCCTCAAGGAGGTCAAGCTCTCCGACGAGGCCGGCATGGTCGCACGCGGGGAGGCCGTCGCCGGCTGA
- a CDS encoding nucleoside deaminase, whose translation MTTVLTSTDMAHLRRCLELAAEALADGDGPFGSVLADSDGNALHEGRNRETSTGDPTAHPEFELARWAAMNLDPEACAGATVYTSGEHCPMCSAAQGWAGVGRVVYIASSAQLTQWRAGWGAGESPVRALPIQEVAPAIDVVGPVPELVEEIRALHQAAAGA comes from the coding sequence ATGACCACCGTACTCACCTCAACCGACATGGCCCACCTGCGACGCTGCTTGGAGCTGGCGGCGGAGGCGCTGGCGGACGGGGACGGTCCGTTCGGGTCCGTCCTGGCCGACAGCGACGGCAACGCGCTCCACGAAGGCCGCAACCGAGAGACATCGACGGGCGACCCGACGGCGCACCCCGAGTTCGAGCTCGCCCGCTGGGCGGCGATGAACCTCGACCCGGAGGCGTGTGCCGGCGCGACCGTCTACACCTCCGGCGAGCACTGCCCGATGTGCTCGGCGGCGCAGGGCTGGGCGGGTGTGGGCCGAGTCGTCTACATCGCATCCTCCGCGCAGCTGACGCAGTGGCGAGCCGGTTGGGGAGCCGGTGAGTCGCCGGTGCGAGCGCTGCCGATCCAGGAGGTCGCGCCCGCGATCGACGTCGTCGGCCCCGTCCCCGAGCTGGTCGAGGAGATCCGCGCGCTCCACCAAGCGGCCGCGGGCGCCTGA
- a CDS encoding DUF6351 family protein: MPARALPVSITTASALIASMLLGATPAAAAPAPEDIVVETLSNRADLVFDGNALVRITLPGDADPEDLRVWLDDTRHSSTRRGDRDVTAAFAERPNGEIEGVVRGLRVGTNELTARLRDGRGAWLTITNHPRGGPIFSGPQLQPWRCQPTATDEQCNQEPEISWLYKSTNALLDGLQPYDPANPPRDVGTTTTDEGVRVPFVVRVETGYQNRDQYRIAVLWQPGEPWRRWRPQQQWNNKLFIPHGGSCGVDHEVGAAPTKDYAGTFDLGIPGVADAFGDSPTVALGRGFAMLSTALANTGHNCNVTSAAESLMMAKEHLVETYGDLRYTIGSGCSGGSIAQQTIANAYPGIYQGLVVTCSYPDSLSPGLQFSDYHLLRKYFESSARLTDGKFWNPLQWAAVEGHLLPVNAVVADEGLFKQAVMPTHPCAGVSDQERYDAKSNPGGVRCSIIDGAINVFGPRPESVWTPQEKQIGRGFAASPLDNTGVQYGLEALRAGTITPEQFVDVNEKVGGLDIDVQPRPQRSVADPTALTNAYRSGMVNTASNLSEVAIIDHGGPDPGLAHDARWAWAMRDRLAREQGHADNQVIWYGVTPLIGDPSYSKEALLAMDRWLASVEADERDVPLADKVAQDRPGDLHDRCTQAQGVSSEDGLFLPVADPLVDDLTGGVLDGLNGAVNPVLDPALNLVVDPVSDVVCGLGPVSDLVKTDFATPRIVAGDNNYSDNAKCHLKPLRRTDDYGAFGLTDAQWARLQRALPSGVCDYSKPGVGFSETVPWLTYQRADGSVVYGGTPMGGAPRSAPFGGVAE; this comes from the coding sequence ATGCCCGCTCGCGCACTGCCCGTCTCGATCACCACGGCGTCCGCTCTCATCGCGAGCATGCTGCTCGGTGCCACTCCGGCTGCGGCGGCGCCCGCGCCGGAGGACATTGTCGTGGAGACGCTCTCCAACCGGGCCGACCTGGTCTTCGACGGCAACGCCCTGGTGCGGATCACGCTGCCGGGCGACGCCGACCCGGAGGACCTGCGGGTGTGGCTCGACGACACCCGCCACTCGTCCACGCGCAGAGGTGACCGTGACGTCACCGCCGCCTTCGCCGAGCGACCCAACGGCGAGATCGAGGGCGTCGTACGCGGGCTGCGGGTCGGGACCAACGAGCTGACCGCACGTCTTCGGGACGGGCGCGGGGCCTGGCTCACGATCACCAACCACCCGCGCGGCGGGCCGATCTTCTCCGGGCCGCAGCTGCAGCCCTGGCGATGCCAGCCGACCGCGACGGACGAGCAGTGCAACCAGGAGCCGGAGATCAGCTGGCTCTACAAGTCCACCAACGCGCTGCTCGACGGACTGCAGCCCTACGACCCGGCGAACCCGCCTCGTGACGTCGGCACTACGACCACCGACGAGGGCGTGAGGGTGCCGTTCGTCGTCCGGGTCGAAACCGGTTACCAGAACCGCGACCAGTATCGGATCGCCGTGCTCTGGCAGCCCGGTGAGCCGTGGCGGCGCTGGCGTCCGCAGCAGCAGTGGAACAACAAGCTGTTCATCCCGCACGGCGGCAGCTGCGGGGTCGACCACGAGGTGGGCGCAGCGCCGACCAAGGACTACGCCGGCACCTTCGACCTCGGCATACCGGGCGTCGCGGACGCGTTCGGGGACAGCCCGACCGTCGCGCTCGGGCGTGGCTTCGCCATGCTCTCGACCGCGCTGGCCAACACCGGCCACAACTGCAACGTGACCTCCGCGGCCGAGTCGCTGATGATGGCCAAGGAGCACCTCGTCGAGACGTACGGCGACCTGCGCTACACGATCGGCAGCGGTTGCTCGGGTGGCTCGATCGCGCAGCAGACCATCGCGAACGCCTACCCGGGGATCTACCAGGGCCTGGTCGTCACCTGCTCCTACCCCGACTCGCTCTCGCCGGGGCTGCAGTTCTCCGACTACCACCTGCTCCGCAAGTACTTCGAGAGCTCTGCGCGGCTCACCGACGGGAAGTTCTGGAACCCGCTGCAGTGGGCGGCGGTCGAGGGCCACCTGCTGCCGGTCAACGCGGTCGTCGCCGACGAGGGCCTGTTCAAGCAGGCGGTCATGCCGACGCACCCGTGCGCCGGGGTCAGCGACCAGGAGCGCTACGACGCGAAGAGCAACCCCGGCGGCGTACGCTGCTCGATCATCGACGGCGCCATCAACGTCTTCGGCCCGCGGCCGGAGAGCGTGTGGACGCCGCAGGAGAAGCAGATCGGGCGTGGCTTCGCGGCCTCGCCGCTCGACAACACGGGTGTGCAGTACGGTCTCGAGGCGCTCCGCGCCGGGACGATCACCCCGGAGCAGTTCGTCGACGTCAACGAGAAGGTCGGCGGGCTCGACATCGACGTCCAGCCGCGGCCGCAGCGCTCGGTCGCCGACCCGACCGCGCTCACCAACGCCTACCGCAGCGGCATGGTCAATACCGCCAGCAACCTGTCCGAGGTGGCGATCATCGACCACGGCGGCCCCGACCCCGGTCTCGCGCACGACGCGCGCTGGGCCTGGGCGATGCGCGACCGGCTGGCCCGAGAGCAGGGTCACGCCGACAACCAGGTGATCTGGTACGGCGTGACGCCGCTCATCGGCGACCCGAGCTACTCCAAGGAGGCGCTGCTGGCGATGGACCGGTGGCTGGCCTCGGTCGAGGCGGACGAGCGTGACGTACCGCTTGCCGACAAGGTGGCCCAGGACCGCCCCGGCGACCTGCACGACCGGTGCACCCAGGCGCAGGGCGTCTCCAGCGAGGACGGCCTGTTCCTCCCGGTCGCCGACCCGCTCGTGGACGATCTGACCGGCGGCGTGCTCGACGGTCTGAACGGCGCCGTCAACCCGGTCCTGGATCCCGCGCTGAACCTCGTCGTCGACCCGGTCTCGGACGTGGTGTGCGGGCTCGGACCGGTCAGCGACCTGGTCAAGACCGACTTCGCGACACCGCGGATCGTGGCCGGCGACAACAACTACTCCGACAACGCCAAGTGTCACCTCAAGCCGCTGCGTCGCACCGACGACTACGGCGCGTTCGGCCTCACCGACGCCCAGTGGGCACGCCTGCAGAGGGCCCTCCCGAGCGGGGTGTGCGACTACAGCAAGCCGGGCGTCGGGTTCTCCGAGACGGTGCCGTGGCTGACTTACCAGCGAGCCGACGGCTCTGTCGTCTACGGCGGTACGCCGATGGGCGGGGCCCCGCGCTCGGCGCCGTTCGGAGGCGTGGCCGAATAA
- a CDS encoding RNA-binding domain-containing protein, producing MVIALVCGERRWVSFNFLQSSVARASSLWKRIAYLWRVEPILLVTAITMHNYGRVTPQQLADVIAVGESLTVEFKRATPGAINDNALVEAVVCLANGEGGLLLLGVEDDGRVTGMAPRHGEATDPHLLQALILNKTDTPIAISVEMVEVDDKPIAVIDVPNMPFPIGSKTGKYVRRSLKVDGTPECVAYPLHEMLSVGLTVQGRDYAATPARGATLADLDRDEFERFRRMCATTKGDGTLAERADEEILRSLRLMLPEDRNTLTLGAILLFGTTEAVARFVPTSEVVFQELRGTAIATNETMRLPLFKAADRLFDLVDVRNSEQELMVGLHRIGIARVPSGTVRESIANALVHRDYSEIGPITVQLTDDQFRVKSPGGFPAGITLKNFLDDSKPRSAILAEAFKRAGIVDRAGRGIREMYGQLLRAGRGVPDYSATNNSAVIVQIPTSDADLEMVRFVVEYEDAKGRTLQLAQLQILNEIKAMGPETTNELVQATHESESIVRANVARLAEMGLVESRGNGRSRRHHLTASFFRLAQASVYVRLQDTDPIQQDHMILAYVDQFGSITRGKTAELCHLTPNQARVALKRLTDAGVLLLVGERRAAHYVRPTAT from the coding sequence GTGGTCATCGCTCTAGTCTGCGGCGAACGGCGGTGGGTGTCGTTCAATTTCCTGCAATCGTCGGTTGCCAGGGCGTCGTCCTTATGGAAGCGGATTGCATATTTATGGCGTGTCGAGCCGATCCTCCTTGTGACTGCCATAACTATGCATAACTATGGTCGTGTGACACCTCAACAACTGGCCGATGTGATTGCGGTGGGCGAGTCGCTGACCGTCGAGTTCAAACGAGCGACGCCCGGGGCGATCAACGACAACGCGCTGGTTGAGGCCGTTGTCTGCCTCGCCAACGGTGAGGGCGGGTTGCTCCTTCTTGGCGTCGAGGACGACGGGCGGGTCACCGGCATGGCGCCGCGCCACGGAGAAGCGACCGACCCGCACCTGCTCCAGGCACTGATTCTCAACAAGACAGACACCCCAATCGCCATCTCTGTCGAGATGGTCGAGGTCGACGACAAGCCAATTGCTGTGATCGACGTGCCGAATATGCCCTTCCCGATCGGTTCCAAAACCGGGAAGTACGTCCGTCGATCGTTGAAGGTGGACGGCACACCCGAGTGCGTGGCGTACCCGCTGCACGAGATGTTGTCCGTCGGTCTCACAGTGCAGGGCCGCGACTATGCTGCGACACCTGCACGCGGGGCGACCCTCGCAGATCTCGACCGGGACGAGTTCGAACGCTTCCGGAGGATGTGCGCGACCACGAAGGGTGACGGAACCCTCGCGGAACGCGCTGACGAAGAGATCCTCCGCAGCCTGCGTTTGATGCTCCCCGAGGATCGAAATACGCTCACGCTCGGCGCGATTCTGCTCTTTGGCACAACCGAGGCAGTCGCTCGTTTCGTGCCGACCTCGGAGGTGGTCTTCCAGGAGTTGCGTGGGACCGCCATTGCAACGAACGAAACGATGAGACTGCCACTGTTCAAGGCAGCAGACCGCCTCTTCGATCTGGTTGACGTGCGGAACTCCGAGCAAGAGCTCATGGTCGGGTTACACCGGATCGGCATCGCCCGAGTGCCGAGTGGCACCGTTCGTGAGTCGATCGCCAACGCCCTTGTGCACCGCGACTACTCCGAAATCGGTCCGATCACGGTGCAACTCACCGACGACCAGTTTCGCGTCAAGAGTCCGGGCGGCTTCCCTGCTGGCATCACGCTGAAGAACTTCCTCGATGATTCCAAGCCGCGTAGCGCGATCCTGGCCGAGGCCTTCAAACGTGCAGGCATCGTGGACCGCGCCGGCCGAGGCATCCGCGAGATGTACGGCCAACTGTTGCGCGCCGGTCGTGGCGTACCCGACTACTCGGCGACCAACAACAGCGCCGTCATCGTTCAGATCCCCACCAGCGACGCAGACCTCGAGATGGTCCGTTTCGTGGTCGAGTATGAGGACGCCAAGGGACGGACACTCCAGCTCGCCCAGTTGCAGATACTCAATGAGATCAAGGCGATGGGACCCGAGACCACCAACGAGCTCGTGCAGGCCACACACGAGTCCGAATCGATCGTCCGGGCGAACGTTGCGAGGTTGGCCGAGATGGGCCTAGTCGAGTCGCGCGGGAACGGTCGCAGCCGTCGCCACCACCTGACCGCCTCGTTCTTCCGGCTCGCTCAAGCCAGCGTGTATGTGCGGCTCCAGGACACCGATCCCATCCAGCAGGATCACATGATCTTGGCGTACGTCGACCAGTTCGGCAGCATCACCCGCGGCAAGACCGCCGAGCTCTGTCATCTGACGCCCAACCAGGCGCGCGTTGCCCTCAAACGTCTTACAGACGCCGGGGTACTTCTGTTGGTCGGAGAACGCCGCGCCGCCCACTACGTCAGGCCGACAGCGACCTGA
- a CDS encoding alpha/beta fold hydrolase produces MPSADPTIVLVHGAFANSFSFAPLQAELALRGLRSLAVDLPGHGFEATFPVAYQATQDLAALASAPGGIKGVTLADNVAHLVAVLTRAKENGPVVVVAHSRGGITLTATANARPDLIDKMVYVSAWAPVELDAVAYNAEPEMSSFDASVFIGAAAANPADVGLLRCNFRTASPEVLAGLKHAFMADGTDDEFRTFLNTFQPDENLDAGGPDDRAQAATWGTVPRAYVRLGEDVSMPPAMQDRLIREGDALTPDNPYAVHTLESSHLGWLVHPAPAADLLAEVAAG; encoded by the coding sequence ATGCCTTCCGCTGATCCGACCATCGTCCTGGTTCACGGCGCCTTCGCCAACTCGTTCTCCTTCGCACCCCTCCAGGCCGAGCTCGCGCTACGCGGCCTCCGCTCGCTCGCGGTAGACCTCCCCGGCCACGGCTTCGAGGCGACCTTCCCGGTGGCCTATCAGGCAACCCAGGACCTCGCCGCGCTGGCGTCGGCTCCGGGCGGCATCAAGGGCGTGACCCTCGCCGACAACGTGGCCCACCTGGTCGCGGTCCTCACCCGCGCCAAGGAGAACGGACCGGTGGTCGTCGTCGCGCACAGCCGCGGCGGGATCACCCTGACCGCGACGGCCAACGCGCGCCCGGACCTGATCGACAAGATGGTCTACGTCTCGGCCTGGGCCCCGGTGGAACTCGATGCCGTGGCGTACAACGCGGAGCCGGAGATGTCCTCCTTCGACGCCTCGGTGTTCATCGGCGCGGCCGCCGCGAACCCTGCCGACGTCGGTCTGCTCCGCTGCAACTTCCGCACCGCGTCCCCCGAGGTCCTCGCCGGCCTCAAGCACGCCTTCATGGCCGACGGCACCGACGACGAGTTCCGTACGTTCCTCAACACCTTCCAGCCCGATGAGAACCTCGATGCCGGCGGCCCCGACGACCGCGCCCAGGCGGCGACCTGGGGCACGGTCCCGCGAGCCTACGTACGCCTCGGCGAGGACGTCAGCATGCCGCCTGCGATGCAGGACCGGCTCATCCGCGAGGGCGACGCCCTGACTCCGGACAACCCGTACGCCGTCCACACCCTGGAGTCGAGCCACCTCGGCTGGCTCGTCCACCCGGCGCCGGCCGCCGACCTCCTCGCGGAGGTCGCGGCCGGCTGA
- a CDS encoding TetR family transcriptional regulator has translation MPSTPPPNARARQKRERRLALIEAAQRLVGERGLDDVTVEEISSAAGLSTRTFFNYFDSKDDAVLGIEEIDLDAEVRTQFVAGGPSGRLMTDLEALVAGFLRNAAPNIEQGERAMRLMMAEPRLVQRHIAWHQRVVGELEALLAERRTARPSPVDDDTIGMVAGLLMRASALAWARSGYEGDAVAHLPEAIAQLRILLDD, from the coding sequence GTGCCCTCCACCCCGCCTCCGAACGCCCGCGCGCGTCAGAAGCGGGAGCGTCGGCTGGCGCTGATCGAGGCTGCTCAGCGACTGGTCGGCGAGCGTGGTCTCGACGACGTCACCGTGGAGGAGATCAGCTCGGCGGCAGGGTTGTCGACGCGTACGTTCTTCAACTACTTCGACTCCAAGGACGACGCGGTCCTCGGCATCGAGGAGATCGACCTCGACGCCGAGGTGCGCACACAGTTCGTCGCCGGCGGGCCGTCAGGGCGGCTGATGACCGACCTGGAGGCGCTGGTGGCGGGATTCCTCAGGAATGCCGCCCCCAACATCGAGCAGGGCGAGCGGGCGATGCGGCTGATGATGGCCGAACCCCGCCTTGTGCAGCGACACATCGCCTGGCACCAGCGCGTCGTCGGTGAGCTCGAAGCCCTGCTCGCAGAGCGACGCACAGCACGGCCCTCCCCTGTCGACGACGACACGATCGGGATGGTCGCCGGCCTGCTGATGCGGGCGAGCGCGCTCGCCTGGGCGCGGTCGGGGTACGAGGGCGACGCGGTCGCCCATCTGCCCGAGGCGATCGCCCAGCTCCGCATCCTGCTCGACGACTAG
- a CDS encoding GMC family oxidoreductase N-terminal domain-containing protein — translation MRDVIIIGAGGGGAVAAKELAAQGLDVLVIEGGPRHAKPREEWSRLENDANNPLTGYLRVGQEDRSKPAAYRELPQNSFLWQVSGVGGTTQHYFGNSPRAYPGVLAGYDGPDAALYDVDHLFPFSYSDLVPYFEWVETTLPVQTAAVGTKESVYLQGCETLGLPVQKTKTTLEASYRPQENAILQPGGTAGRTNDANLLKFPQATGCTFCGHCFQGCASPAGAPRNLAAKRSTDNSYMPMALTAESWARGGKAVELVTDATVTKIRTEDVRGELTATGVTWLDNPTGMVHTEDAKVVVMSGGAVENPRLWFNSDLPNPNDWVGRGFTDHYLDWTFGLFDENVGSSKGPASAARTDYPGYGMNMNVGLMPGIEAFTMTFSDSGIRGQYTNGRGMTGPWDGTTGRLVGPELKDVLGHGLDNILNVVSIVDDDVSPINRVTLSTLPADENGPIPKVRFDNRHRTPRSQRNREFLAREAAKLLKGAGAKKVYRMDFPALPLHVHSTMRMGESEEDSVVDHSGEARAVKRLFVADNSALPNSVGGPNPTLTMQAMVTRISEHIVTRYFDGEAWVAKGSPVLSTDSRISRRLVELGL, via the coding sequence ATGCGCGACGTGATCATCATCGGTGCCGGTGGCGGCGGCGCGGTCGCCGCCAAGGAGCTCGCGGCCCAGGGCCTCGACGTGCTCGTGATCGAGGGCGGCCCGCGGCACGCCAAGCCACGTGAAGAGTGGAGCCGGCTGGAGAACGACGCCAACAACCCGCTGACCGGCTACCTCCGCGTCGGCCAGGAGGACCGTTCTAAGCCCGCGGCCTACCGCGAGCTCCCGCAGAACTCCTTCCTGTGGCAGGTCTCCGGGGTCGGCGGCACCACACAGCACTACTTCGGCAACAGCCCACGGGCCTACCCCGGCGTCCTCGCCGGGTACGACGGCCCCGACGCCGCCCTGTACGACGTGGACCACCTCTTCCCGTTCTCCTACTCCGACCTGGTGCCCTACTTCGAGTGGGTCGAGACGACGCTGCCCGTGCAGACGGCCGCCGTCGGCACCAAGGAGTCGGTCTACCTGCAGGGCTGCGAGACCCTCGGTCTTCCGGTCCAGAAGACGAAGACGACGCTCGAGGCGTCGTACCGTCCTCAGGAGAACGCGATCCTGCAGCCGGGCGGCACCGCGGGCAGGACCAACGACGCCAACCTGCTGAAGTTCCCGCAGGCGACCGGCTGCACGTTCTGCGGACACTGCTTCCAGGGATGCGCATCGCCCGCCGGCGCGCCCCGCAACCTGGCCGCGAAGCGCTCCACCGACAACAGCTACATGCCGATGGCGCTCACCGCCGAGTCGTGGGCGCGAGGCGGCAAGGCCGTCGAGCTGGTCACCGACGCGACGGTCACCAAGATCCGTACGGAGGACGTCCGCGGCGAGCTGACCGCGACCGGCGTCACCTGGCTGGACAACCCCACGGGGATGGTGCACACCGAGGACGCCAAGGTCGTGGTGATGTCCGGCGGAGCCGTGGAGAACCCTCGACTGTGGTTCAACAGCGACCTGCCCAACCCCAACGACTGGGTCGGCCGCGGGTTCACCGACCACTACCTGGACTGGACCTTCGGTCTCTTCGACGAGAACGTCGGCAGCTCGAAGGGTCCTGCGTCCGCAGCGCGCACGGACTACCCGGGCTACGGGATGAACATGAACGTCGGCCTGATGCCGGGCATCGAGGCGTTCACGATGACCTTCTCCGACAGCGGTATCCGCGGTCAGTACACCAACGGACGCGGGATGACCGGCCCCTGGGACGGCACGACCGGTCGACTGGTCGGTCCGGAGCTGAAGGACGTGCTCGGGCACGGCCTCGACAACATCCTCAACGTGGTCAGCATCGTCGACGACGACGTCTCCCCGATCAACCGGGTCACCCTCTCCACCCTGCCCGCCGACGAGAACGGTCCGATCCCGAAGGTCCGCTTCGACAACCGGCACCGCACCCCTCGTAGCCAGCGCAACCGCGAGTTCCTCGCACGCGAGGCCGCCAAGCTGCTGAAGGGCGCGGGCGCGAAGAAGGTCTACCGGATGGACTTCCCAGCCCTCCCGCTGCACGTCCACTCGACGATGCGGATGGGCGAGTCCGAGGAGGACTCGGTGGTCGACCACAGCGGTGAGGCCCGTGCCGTGAAGCGGCTCTTCGTCGCCGACAACTCCGCACTGCCCAACTCCGTGGGCGGCCCCAACCCGACGCTGACCATGCAGGCGATGGTCACCCGGATCAGCGAGCACATCGTGACCCGCTACTTCGACGGTGAGGCCTGGGTCGCGAAGGGGTCCCCGGTCCTGTCGACCGACTCGCGGATCTCCCGCCGGCTTGTGGAGCTCGGGCTCTGA